In a genomic window of Oncorhynchus keta strain PuntledgeMale-10-30-2019 chromosome 28, Oket_V2, whole genome shotgun sequence:
- the LOC118360555 gene encoding PDZ domain-containing protein 4-like: MGCNMCMIQKPEEQYRVMFQKGQISNMLCSLDGEGRLKVNGKELSRLSGDTTLNVKDPLLSHVLRRGTRRRAGHAGRLAGLDGTVAVTGGLTDCVDSGTQTDISFQHILNLGRTAHNPCGAPPPHPSPSPPLPPILEPYLLNELLLEPEYYEPNNYFDIPQQEGDLRQDELEYEEVELYKSRQQDKLGLTVCYRTDDEEDLGIYVGEVNPNSIAAMDGRIREGDRILQINGVDIQNREEAVAILTREDSTNISLLLARPEIENDNQLDPDELELEVLDNAVHLPSPHQLRNEAYVLDAEPGVMGGLGGRGWGHRDSPSLLHTVLSNSQELDSGVGRTDESTRNEESSEHDLLGDDQTSAPTTNATNTPGSMRRFHSGQGDRDTPPLLHGHSTEFHFSTDSLLGLDCLGGGGGGGGVDLAGERVYTADPVRMMPGLTEEECDRYRELLEIKYYYEKNSNTLLLLGEHGGHGQGGDGGIPLDVNRNENLMQHEMALLEEELRHLEFKCRNILRAQKMQQLRERCLKAWPLEEEEEESGAGGGAGAGRVALLVLEESCIHELSDINELPERERSDKDSTSAYNTGGESCRTTPLVTEQYPSLSAHGRSSLEGGDSASLQCRTPSRHRERGGWREERGQANLNQPYSPNSHRRGAEAKTSSPGGAKFRSLSRDRAARRGSDGGAGRPKTNGIVEGRGRGRSAENSPYLSRRHSGPRIPQRYQSCMQLRSPCTSEGLERPREGSDSPMSLGSTCKNMPSSPILPPLPPPASPRMEWKVKVRSDGSRYVAKRPVRDRLLKARAMKIREERSGMTTDDDAVSEMKMGRYWSKEERKQQLLRAREQRRRREFMMQSRLDFLRDSHGGGQHGATQGQEPTTILELSHRRSQKKRSRRILDNWITIQELLAHGTRSPDGKKVYNPLLSVTTV, encoded by the exons GTGAATGGTAAAGagctgtctcgtctctctggggATACCACCCTAAATGTGAAAGACCCCCTGCTGTCTCACGTGTTAAGGAGGGGGACCCGGAGGCGGGCGGGACATGCAGGGCGACTAGCGGGGCTGGACGGGACAGTAGCAGTGACAGGggggctgactgactgtgtggacaGCGGCACTCAGACTGACATCAGCTTCCAGCACATCTTGAACCTGGGAAGGACCGCCCATAACCCATGTGGAGCCCCGCCCCCTcacccttccccctctccaccgCTGCCACCCATCCTGGAACCCTACCTGCTCAATGAGCT TCTCCTAGAGCCTGAATATTATGAACCCAACAACTACTTTGACATCCCTCAGCAGGAGGGGGATCTCCGACAGGATGAGTTAGAATACGAG GAGGTTGAGCTGTATAAGTCTCGTCAGCAGGACAAACTGGGGTTAACGGTGTGCTACCGGACAGACGATGAGGAGGATCTGGGGATCTATGTGGGCGAG GTCAACCCCAATAGTATAGCTGCTATGGATGGCCGCATCCGAGAGGGGGATAGAATATTACAG ATAAACGGGGTGGACatccagaacagagaggaggcgGTGGCCATTCTTACCAGGGAGGACAGTACCAACATCTCCCTGCTCCTGGCCCGGCCCGAAATAGAG AATGACAACCAGCTGGACCCAGATGAGCTGGAGCTGGAGGTTCTGGATAATGCCGTCCATCTTCCTAGCCCCCATCAGCTGAGGAATGAGGCCTACGTGCTCGATGCAGAACCAGGGGTCATGGGTGGGTTGGGAGGCCGTGGGTGGGGTCACCGTGACTCTCCTAGCCTGCTCCACACAGTGCTGAGTAACAGCCAGGAGCTGGACAGCGGGGTTGGCCGTACGGACGAGAGCACCCGCAACGAGGAGTCCTCAGAACATGACCTGCTGGGAGACGACCAGACCAGTGCCCCCACCACCAACGCCACCAACACCCCCGGCAGCATGCGCAGGTTCCACTCTGGCCAGGGGGACAGGGACACCCCACCCCTGCTCCATGGTCACTCCACAGAGTTCCACTTCAGCACAGACTCTCTGCTGGGGCTGGACTGtctgggtggtggaggaggaggggggggtgttGACCTGGCAGGGGAGAGGGTCTACACAGCTGACCCAGTGAGGATGATGCCTGGACTGACGGAGGAAGAGTGCGATAGGTACAGGGAGCTCCTGGAGATCAAGTACTACTATGAGAAGAACAGCAACACTCTTCTGCTGCTGGGGGAGCATGGGGGTCACGGGCAGGGGGGCGATGGGGGGATCCCTCTGGATGTGAACAGGAATGAGAACCTGATGCAGCATGAGATGGCCCTCCTGGAAGAGGAGCTACGCCATCTGGAATTCAAGTGTCGTAACATCCTGAGGGCCCAGAAGATGCAGCAGCTCCGGGAGCGCTGTCTGAAGGCATGGcccctggaggaggaggaggaggagagcggagCCGGAGGTGGGGCCGGAGCTGGGCGGGTGGCTCTTCTGGTTCTCGAGGAGTCCTGTATCCATGAGCTGTCAGACATTAATGAGCTCCCTGAGAGGGAGCGCTCTGACAAGGACAGCACCAGCGCCTACAACACAGGAGGGGAGAGCTGCAGGACCACTCCTCTGGTCACCGAACagtacccctccctctctgcacatGGCCGCAGCAGCCTGGAGGGGGGAGACTCAGCCTCTTTGCAGTGTCGGACCCCCAGCCgacacagggagaggggaggctggagggaggagagggggcaggctAACCTGAACCAGCCCTACTCCCCTAACTCACACAGAAGGGGAGCGGAAGCCAAGACCTCCAGTCCGGGAGGCGCCAAGTTCAGATCCCTATCCCGCGACCGGGCGGCCAGGAGGGGGTCGGACGGAGGTGCGGGACGCCCCAAAACCAACGGGATagtagaggggaggggaagaggacgTAGTGCTGAGAACAGCCCTTATCTGTCCCGCCGCCACTCTGGCCCCAGAATCCCCCAGCGCTACCAGAGCTGCATGCAGCTGAGGTCCCCCTGTACCTCCGAGGGCCTGGAGCGACCCAGGGAGGGCAGCGACAGTCCCATGAGTCTGGGGAGCACATGCAAGAACATGCCCTCCtcacccatcctccctcccctcccgccGCCAGCCTCACCACGTATGGAGTGGAAGGTCAAAGTAAGAAGCGACGGCTCCCGCTATGTTGCCAAGCGTCCCGTTAGGGACCGCCTCCTGAAGGCCCGGGCCATGAAGATCCGGGAAGAGCGCAGTGGCATGACTACGGACGACGATGCCGTCAGCGAGATGAAGATGGGCCGCTAttggtcaaaagaggaaaggaagcAGCAGTTGCTGAGGGCCAGGGAGCAGCGCAGACGCAGGGAGTTTATGATGCAGAGCCGGCTGGACTTCCTGAGGGATTCGCATGGCGGTGGACAACACGGGGCTACACAGGGACAGGAGCCCACTACCATCCTGGAGCTGAGCCACAGGAGGAGCCAGAAGAAACGGAGCCGTAGGATCCTAGATAACTGGATCACCATCCAGGAACTACTGGCTCACGGGACCAGGTCACCTGACGGGAAGAAGGTCTACAACCCTCTGCTGTCAGTCACCACTGTTTAa